Below is a window of Enterococcus gilvus ATCC BAA-350 DNA.
ATTCTTTGTGTGCCCACTGTCCCAAAGCGACTTTTCTGCCTTCATTACTCATTCCTCCAACAAACTGATCCTTAAAACAACTTGAACCGCGCCATTCGCACTGCCTGATAATTGGGTCGAACGACAGGATCGCCATTCACTAGGTCCTTCGCCATCTGCTGCATGTCCCCGACCATCTGTTTCCCGCCGATTTTCTGAATCTCTCTATACGCTTCTTTCATAAAAAAATTTCTATTTTTCAAACTGTGGGCATCTGAAGCGACCATATACAGCATTCGATGCTCCAGCATCTGTCTTGCCGTCTTCTGGATGTCACTGCCAAATACCCCCACGATACTCGGCGCAGTCAACTGCGTCAGCGCCCCCATCTCAAGAAACGGCAGCAAGCGGTTCGGATCCTGACGAAACACCGAATTCCGCTCAGGGTGAACGATGACTGGAATATGCCCTCGATTCAACAGCGAATAAAAAACTTCCTCCGTATATATCGGCACCTCATGCGTCGGCAGCTCCACTAAAAGATAGGTATCGTTCAAGTCCGTAAACAGCAGCTCGCCTT
It encodes the following:
- a CDS encoding tyrosine-protein phosphatase, whose protein sequence is MIDLHSHILPGVDDGAENLEESLKMVRKAISQGITHLMCTPHHNNGKYNNPAEEIIQNVAFLQQEIDRRGLRLTLLEGQEVRLTEYLLMKIKKGELLFTDLNDTYLLVELPTHEVPIYTEEVFYSLLNRGHIPVIVHPERNSVFRQDPNRLLPFLEMGALTQLTAPSIVGVFGSDIQKTARQMLEHRMLYMVASDAHSLKNRNFFMKEAYREIQKIGGKQMVGDMQQMAKDLVNGDPVVRPNYQAVRMARFKLF